Proteins from a single region of Sulfurovum riftiae:
- a CDS encoding alpha/beta fold hydrolase, whose product MDNNIEKHYVHTNGVHLHVLQAGPIDGPLVILLHGFPEFAYAWRQQISYLASAGFRVWAPDQRGYNLSDKPKGIASYTLDKLAKDVIGLIDAAKRKETFLVGHDWGGSVAWYVAAKYPTRITKMIVLSMPHRNVMKEHLRFNPLQRRKSRYIFYFQIPWLPELRMKLQNFKNLKEVLKYSSRPGTFSNADLKTYYRAWSKPKAYHSMINWYRAAIQKAPKYEHNPKIIVPTLLIWGELDQFLGIEMAQSSIDLCENGRLFIIKEATHWIQHEEADQVNKLINTFFQDILTD is encoded by the coding sequence ATGGACAATAATATAGAAAAACATTATGTTCACACAAATGGGGTACACCTTCATGTACTTCAGGCAGGACCAATCGACGGCCCCCTCGTCATCTTATTGCATGGTTTTCCTGAGTTTGCATATGCCTGGAGACAGCAAATATCTTATCTCGCATCTGCCGGATTTCGTGTATGGGCTCCAGATCAACGTGGCTATAACCTAAGTGACAAACCCAAGGGTATTGCATCATATACCCTTGATAAATTGGCTAAAGATGTTATTGGCTTGATAGATGCAGCCAAACGAAAAGAAACTTTTTTGGTAGGTCATGACTGGGGTGGTTCTGTAGCATGGTATGTTGCTGCTAAATATCCTACACGTATTACAAAAATGATAGTTTTAAGCATGCCTCACAGAAATGTAATGAAAGAGCATTTACGTTTCAATCCGCTTCAGCGTCGAAAAAGTAGATACATCTTTTATTTTCAGATCCCATGGTTACCGGAGCTACGTATGAAGTTACAGAATTTCAAAAACTTAAAAGAAGTACTTAAATACAGTAGCCGTCCCGGCACATTCAGTAATGCTGACTTGAAAACCTATTATCGGGCATGGTCAAAACCAAAAGCATATCATTCTATGATCAATTGGTATAGAGCAGCCATTCAAAAAGCCCCTAAATATGAACACAATCCAAAAATTATCGTACCAACTTTATTGATTTGGGGAGAATTAGATCAATTTCTAGGAATAGAAATGGCACAATCAAGCATTGACTTATGTGAGAATGGTCGTTTGTTTATTATTAAAGAAGCAACCCATTGGATACAACAT
- a CDS encoding TauD/TfdA family dioxygenase: protein MQILYFDALSNETIIYFQTMQALEEEGVVLLRGIKLDKLKFESLTKLFCKYFFRVTSREKFLQVEGDGFSTLTPPESFVLLGHVEVDYVPCIKTPDIGFLFCLVSPYVAGGETFLIEGASMFNSIPKEIQDRFKNENITYEFLWEPQRWKAQYSVQTEKELHDIFESIQNIQYSLTDGWLHMFYTTSAIVQMKDGSTAFSNAILPHLPHIDHPLYSDKVIYTKKTNQVYWEGGEPFSTETINQLIDAHDKNKYLHRWEDNDLLIFDNIRYLHGREETVKTSKRVLLSRFGYLKNK from the coding sequence ATGCAAATTTTATATTTTGATGCACTAAGTAATGAAACGATAATCTATTTTCAGACTATGCAGGCATTAGAGGAAGAGGGTGTAGTACTTTTACGAGGAATAAAACTTGACAAGCTTAAGTTCGAATCACTAACTAAGCTTTTTTGCAAATATTTTTTTAGAGTAACCAGTCGTGAAAAATTTCTTCAAGTAGAGGGTGATGGATTTTCAACACTTACGCCACCTGAGAGTTTTGTTTTATTAGGTCATGTAGAAGTTGATTATGTTCCTTGCATCAAAACACCTGATATAGGATTTTTATTTTGCTTAGTTTCCCCTTATGTAGCCGGTGGAGAAACTTTTTTGATTGAGGGAGCATCAATGTTTAATAGCATCCCCAAAGAGATTCAAGATCGTTTTAAAAATGAAAATATCACCTATGAATTTTTATGGGAACCGCAACGATGGAAAGCCCAATATAGTGTACAAACGGAAAAAGAACTGCATGATATATTTGAGTCTATACAAAATATACAATACTCATTAACAGATGGATGGTTGCATATGTTTTATACAACATCAGCTATTGTACAAATGAAAGATGGTTCAACAGCATTTTCAAATGCAATTTTGCCGCATTTACCCCATATAGACCATCCATTATATTCAGATAAAGTTATTTATACCAAAAAGACCAATCAAGTGTATTGGGAAGGTGGGGAACCATTTTCAACTGAAACGATCAACCAATTGATAGATGCACATGACAAAAATAAGTATCTTCATAGATGGGAAGACAATGATCTTCTGATCTTTGATAATATTCGTTATTTGCATGGAAGAGAAGAAACTGTCAAAACTTCTAAACGTGTACTTTTAAGTCGTTTTGGATACTTAAAAAATAAATAA
- a CDS encoding cytochrome P450 — MNYELDFSNPDFLENPYPYYKKLRALDNPIWVPQAAEMPSSSKGIWFFSRYDDAVTILKQSISISNDVSKVRSESETNPFFMHMLNRDGTDHARLRGLVSKFFSVRYIKSIESHMAKVVEDLLDTIETKKTVDLISDFAEQVPFGVIANIIGIPVTDMPKIREWIILIGDGFDTMLITEDIIKKQQQALLDFLKYLRHLIKDEQFDKESMLYSLLQAKEEGEINEDELIGMVGFILGAGHESTIGLIGNGLWLLLSHPEQWQLLVKRPDLIPQAIEEALRFESPLQRSNFRIAEKDIDINGFKVKSGEQISVIIAAANHDENIFDDAESFNILRNPNPHIAFGVGIHNCLGKQLARIEVRIAFEKLIARFPNMKLQSTVPKWRRNTFFRALNELVVTP, encoded by the coding sequence ATGAATTATGAACTTGATTTTAGCAATCCGGATTTTTTAGAAAATCCATATCCATATTATAAAAAATTACGTGCTTTAGATAACCCCATATGGGTTCCACAGGCAGCAGAAATGCCCTCCTCAAGTAAGGGTATTTGGTTTTTTAGCCGTTATGACGATGCCGTAACAATACTAAAGCAATCTATATCTATCTCTAATGATGTGTCAAAAGTACGGTCCGAAAGTGAAACAAATCCTTTCTTTATGCATATGTTGAACCGTGACGGAACCGATCATGCCCGTTTACGAGGCTTAGTCAGCAAATTTTTCTCAGTAAGATATATTAAAAGTATTGAGTCTCATATGGCAAAAGTCGTAGAAGACCTTTTAGATACGATAGAAACTAAAAAAACTGTAGACCTCATTAGTGATTTTGCGGAACAAGTTCCATTTGGTGTAATTGCCAATATAATTGGCATACCGGTTACAGATATGCCAAAAATACGCGAATGGATCATACTTATTGGAGATGGATTTGATACAATGCTCATTACTGAAGATATTATAAAAAAGCAACAGCAAGCATTACTTGATTTTTTAAAATATCTTCGTCATTTAATAAAAGATGAACAGTTTGACAAAGAAAGTATGTTGTATTCTTTACTACAGGCTAAAGAAGAAGGAGAGATTAATGAAGATGAGCTAATTGGCATGGTCGGTTTTATTCTGGGAGCAGGCCATGAATCAACGATTGGTCTTATAGGTAATGGCTTATGGTTGCTGTTGTCACATCCTGAACAATGGCAACTTTTAGTAAAAAGGCCTGACCTGATTCCTCAAGCTATTGAAGAAGCTTTACGTTTTGAGAGCCCTTTACAGCGCTCTAATTTCCGCATTGCTGAAAAAGACATTGACATTAACGGGTTTAAAGTAAAATCAGGTGAACAGATCAGTGTCATCATCGCTGCTGCCAATCATGATGAAAATATTTTTGATGACGCAGAGAGTTTTAATATTCTGCGAAACCCTAATCCCCATATAGCTTTTGGTGTAGGTATACATAACTGTCTAGGAAAGCAACTTGCCCGTATTGAAGTAAGGATCGCTTTTGAAAAACTTATTGCACGCTTTCCTAACATGAAGCTACAATCAACCGTACCAAAATGGCGAAGAAACACATTTTTTCGAGCATTAAATGAACTAGTAGTCACTCCATAA
- a CDS encoding ATP-grasp domain-containing protein: MQKKNILFINGIPDNKKVKVHTILKDGRIGWETKGSANISSFIQNDLFNRSVVTFDTNPEQDVELNNIHAVFNEISDPDTHKNTLQKAENFYKSVAGKIPFFNIPSNIMKTTRDNIYQLLQDIDKLHVPKTVRSQPRSPSDIYDAIEKEGFDFPIIFRQAGDHGGISTLRVDDTTEEFYAFPLDGRDYYLTQFVEYADKDGIYAKYRLIVVDGEVYLRHAKFSDQWMVHHSTQINNPEELQKAVSKRFLNEIKPIIQPIITEIYNKLKVDYFGIDCNIDNEMNLLVFEINANMGTFVQAKGDIFKNYVEMIGQALIKMIVSKIS, translated from the coding sequence ATGCAAAAAAAGAATATCTTGTTCATCAATGGTATACCAGATAACAAAAAAGTAAAAGTACACACCATTTTGAAGGATGGACGTATTGGATGGGAAACGAAAGGAAGTGCCAATATTAGTTCTTTTATACAGAACGATCTGTTTAACCGTTCCGTAGTGACTTTCGATACCAATCCGGAGCAGGATGTTGAACTTAACAATATCCATGCCGTTTTCAATGAAATCTCTGACCCGGATACCCACAAAAACACACTCCAAAAAGCAGAGAATTTCTACAAGTCTGTTGCCGGTAAAATACCTTTTTTCAATATACCGTCCAATATAATGAAAACAACCAGGGACAACATATACCAACTGCTTCAGGACATTGACAAACTGCATGTCCCCAAAACTGTCAGGAGCCAACCCAGATCACCATCCGATATCTATGATGCTATCGAAAAAGAAGGTTTTGATTTTCCTATCATTTTTAGACAGGCAGGTGATCATGGAGGTATCAGTACCCTACGTGTAGATGATACAACCGAAGAGTTCTATGCTTTTCCTTTGGATGGACGTGATTATTATCTGACTCAGTTTGTAGAGTATGCAGATAAAGATGGTATTTATGCAAAATATCGTTTAATCGTAGTAGATGGAGAAGTTTATTTACGACATGCAAAGTTTAGTGATCAATGGATGGTTCATCATAGTACTCAAATAAATAATCCTGAAGAGTTGCAAAAAGCTGTATCTAAACGTTTTTTAAATGAAATAAAACCCATCATTCAACCAATCATTACAGAAATATATAACAAACTAAAAGTTGATTACTTCGGCATTGATTGCAATATTGATAATGAAATGAATTTATTGGTTTTTGAGATTAATGCCAATATGGGTACTTTTGTTCAAGCCAAGGGTGATATTTTCAAGAATTATGTTGAAATGATTGGTCAAGCACTAATTAAAATGATAGTGAGCAAAATAAGCTGA
- a CDS encoding BspA family leucine-rich repeat surface protein gives MKSITLRSLIMLVGIAVMLSTTACSNKSNSGEESPPPTTQPTATPTPPIGNRPPVANAGEDQTVEKGTVVILDGSGSYDYEEDIILYQWTLEDGTILGEGVRVNYDTSLYTIGTHTISLLVADSYGATGSDDVNITIAEPNTPIPPPVNQPPVANDQAITVQKNTPQDITLTGTDDGNVNDLIYSIVDSPSNGTVALNNNIATYTPNTDYIGTDSFTFIVNDGQQDSVPAIVSILVRPGVSDTAFVISVKTDNPGVSNDDQFVIPTYPGEIYNYSVDCDSDGNFEIENWTNDNNYTCNYSQPGKYTISIEGTFPRIYFYGTFNSRDEQKLLSIDQWGSQVWSSMQSAFAGCSNLEGDAVDTPDLSAVESMDGMFDRASKFNGNIGNWDVSNVKSMRLMFYYASNFNADISQWDVSNVKSMEWMLVHTSFNQDISQWDVHNLQSLRFTFGYTPFNQDIGSWDVSNVTEMDMAFAGASDFNQSIDNWNTSKVTRMHRMFERATSFDQDIGNWDVSNVKYMNAMFERATSFNQDIGNWNVEKVENMRAMFFLAKNFNANISSWNVSSVTDMSWMFYDAKQFNQPLESWDTSNVTNMKYMLYSTSFDQNISSWNVSNVTNMEAMFTDTPFNQPIGSWDVSSVTNMRLMLAYTDFFNQNINSWDVGSVTNMEGMFNTAKVFNQSLNSWNTSKVTDMSNMFYNASLFNQDLDQWDVSNVTNMMSMFNMATQFDGNITTWDTGKVEKMAGMLQRTADFNQDISQWNVSNVTTMQGMFYEADAFNINIGSSWNVSSVTDMSWMFYRADKFNGNVENWGTKTASVTNMNYMFQGASGFTDHNLSSWDVSSVTTHIDFLTDAGTGNIEPTWP, from the coding sequence ATGAAATCTATTACATTGAGATCGTTAATAATGTTAGTGGGTATAGCAGTGATGCTTTCTACTACCGCTTGCTCAAACAAAAGTAACAGTGGAGAGGAAAGCCCACCTCCAACCACACAACCAACTGCTACTCCAACACCACCGATTGGAAATCGACCACCTGTGGCAAATGCAGGAGAAGATCAAACTGTAGAAAAAGGTACAGTAGTCATATTAGACGGTAGTGGAAGTTATGATTATGAAGAAGATATAATTCTTTATCAATGGACATTGGAAGATGGTACTATTTTAGGAGAAGGTGTCAGGGTTAACTATGATACATCACTTTATACAATAGGTACACATACAATTAGTTTACTTGTAGCCGATAGTTATGGAGCGACTGGTTCTGATGACGTGAATATTACTATTGCAGAACCTAACACCCCTATACCACCACCTGTTAATCAACCACCTGTTGCCAATGATCAGGCTATTACTGTCCAAAAGAATACGCCACAAGATATTACATTGACAGGAACAGATGATGGGAATGTCAATGACCTTATTTATAGTATCGTGGATAGTCCATCGAATGGAACGGTAGCATTAAATAATAATATTGCAACTTATACTCCAAATACAGATTATATAGGTACAGACAGTTTTACATTCATCGTTAATGATGGTCAACAAGATTCTGTACCTGCAATAGTTTCAATACTTGTTCGTCCTGGAGTTTCAGATACTGCTTTTGTGATCAGTGTAAAAACAGACAATCCTGGGGTAAGTAATGATGATCAGTTTGTTATTCCAACCTACCCGGGTGAAATTTACAACTACAGTGTAGATTGCGATAGCGATGGAAACTTTGAAATAGAGAATTGGACGAATGACAATAATTATACTTGCAACTATAGTCAACCTGGAAAATATACTATTTCCATAGAAGGTACTTTCCCACGTATTTATTTTTATGGAACATTCAATTCTAGGGATGAGCAGAAACTTCTTTCTATTGACCAGTGGGGATCACAGGTTTGGTCATCAATGCAATCTGCATTTGCAGGCTGTTCAAATCTGGAGGGAGATGCAGTTGATACACCTGATCTTTCTGCTGTAGAGTCCATGGATGGAATGTTTGATCGAGCTTCAAAATTTAACGGGAATATTGGAAACTGGGATGTAAGCAATGTAAAATCTATGCGGCTTATGTTTTATTATGCATCAAATTTCAATGCTGATATAAGTCAGTGGGATGTTAGTAATGTCAAGAGTATGGAGTGGATGCTTGTTCATACTTCTTTTAATCAAGATATAAGCCAGTGGGATGTTCACAATCTGCAAAGTTTACGTTTTACCTTTGGCTATACACCATTTAACCAGGATATTGGGAGTTGGGATGTAAGCAATGTTACTGAAATGGATATGGCATTCGCCGGTGCATCTGACTTCAATCAAAGTATTGATAACTGGAATACAAGCAAGGTTACTAGAATGCATCGTATGTTTGAACGGGCAACATCATTTGATCAAGATATAGGTAATTGGGATGTAAGTAATGTAAAATATATGAATGCAATGTTTGAACGGGCAACATCATTTAATCAAGATATAGGTAATTGGAATGTTGAAAAAGTAGAAAATATGCGAGCCATGTTCTTTCTAGCAAAAAACTTCAATGCAAATATCAGCAGCTGGAATGTTAGCAGTGTCACAGATATGAGCTGGATGTTCTATGACGCAAAACAGTTTAATCAACCGCTTGAAAGTTGGGATACTTCAAATGTAACGAATATGAAGTATATGTTATATAGTACATCTTTTGACCAAAATATCAGCAGTTGGAATGTAAGTAATGTAACAAACATGGAAGCAATGTTTACTGATACGCCATTTAATCAGCCTATTGGTTCTTGGGATGTAAGTAGTGTCACCAATATGCGTTTGATGTTAGCATATACTGATTTTTTCAATCAAAATATAAATAGTTGGGATGTTGGCAGTGTTACCAATATGGAAGGAATGTTTAATACAGCTAAAGTATTCAACCAGTCTTTAAACTCATGGAATACATCAAAGGTAACAGATATGTCTAATATGTTTTATAACGCATCGTTGTTCAATCAAGATTTGGACCAATGGGATGTTTCCAATGTCACCAATATGATGTCAATGTTCAATATGGCAACACAGTTTGATGGAAATATTACCACATGGGATACAGGAAAAGTCGAAAAGATGGCGGGGATGCTCCAACGTACAGCTGATTTCAATCAGGACATAAGCCAGTGGAATGTAAGTAATGTAACTACCATGCAAGGGATGTTTTATGAAGCTGATGCATTCAATATAAATATTGGTAGTAGCTGGAATGTTAGCAGTGTCACAGATATGAGCTGGATGTTCTATCGAGCAGATAAATTTAATGGTAATGTTGAAAATTGGGGAACAAAAACAGCTTCTGTGACTAATATGAATTATATGTTCCAAGGTGCAAGTGGATTTACAGATCACAATTTAAGCAGCTGGGATGTAAGCAGTGTTACCACACATATTGACTTTTTAACTGATGCAGGAACAGGTAATATAGAACCCACCTGGCCGTAA
- a CDS encoding ATP-grasp domain-containing protein: MQKKNILFINGIPDNKKVKVHTILKDGRIGWETKGSANISSFIQNDLFNRSVVTFDTNPEQDVELNNIHAVFNEISDPDTHKNTLQKAENFYKSVAGKIPFFNIPSNIMKTTRDNIYQLLQDIDKLHVPKTVRSQPRSPSDIYDAIEKEGFDFPIIFRQAGDHGGISTLRVDDTTEEFYAFPLDGRDYYLTQFVDYIENGFYEKTRLIVIDGNIYIRGTMISDQWLVHAKNELFDTSSMIKRKNSLNSFENNLKPTIQPTITKIHKKLELDYFGIDCHIDQNNNILIFEINASMDVMTTSEKKKELLDPYIKKIKQGIFKMIRDKFQLETT; this comes from the coding sequence ATGCAAAAAAAGAATATCTTGTTCATCAATGGTATACCAGATAACAAAAAAGTAAAAGTACACACCATTTTGAAGGATGGACGTATTGGATGGGAAACGAAAGGAAGTGCTAATATTAGTTCTTTTATACAGAACGATCTGTTTAACCGTTCCGTAGTGACTTTCGATACCAATCCGGAGCAGGATGTTGAACTTAACAATATCCATGCCGTTTTCAATGAAATCTCTGACCCTGATACCCACAAAAACACACTCCAAAAAGCAGAGAATTTCTACAAGTCTGTTGCCGGTAAAATACCTTTTTTCAATATACCGTCCAATATAATGAAAACAACCAGGGACAACATATACCAACTGCTTCAGGACATTGACAAACTGCATGTCCCCAAAACTGTCAGGAGCCAACCCAGATCACCATCCGATATCTATGATGCTATCGAAAAAGAAGGTTTTGATTTTCCTATCATTTTTAGACAGGCAGGTGATCATGGAGGTATCAGTACCCTACGTGTAGATGATACAACCGAAGAGTTCTATGCTTTTCCTTTGGATGGACGTGATTATTATCTGACTCAGTTTGTGGACTACATAGAAAACGGATTTTATGAAAAAACACGTCTAATCGTAATTGATGGTAACATTTATATAAGAGGTACAATGATCTCTGATCAGTGGCTTGTACACGCAAAAAATGAATTGTTTGACACAAGTTCGATGATAAAAAGAAAAAACAGTTTGAACTCTTTTGAAAATAATCTAAAACCTACTATTCAACCTACTATCACAAAAATTCATAAAAAGTTAGAACTTGACTATTTTGGTATTGATTGTCATATAGATCAAAATAACAACATACTTATTTTTGAAATCAACGCCAGTATGGATGTCATGACAACTTCCGAGAAAAAGAAGGAATTACTTGATCCTTATATAAAAAAAATAAAACAGGGTATATTTAAAATGATTAGAGACAAGTTTCAACTCGAAACAACTTGA
- a CDS encoding sulfate adenylyltransferase, producing the protein MKKNKSLYIDTEALSALSLVKEGLISPVDRLMGEKEAREVDESKFYKGVPFPFAFILAPKGKRNKEILLTLKKGDVVDLINYDKKVGELIVDETFPIDPQKRLHNIYGSSDPSHPGVKNTMARLGDIAVSGEYTVEYPLVTDNIKRIKSMITKTGAKFITSMMLAANPFNRAHERMIRQAISDADLLVIFLRKPFTSEGLRYDIRHNALITFIENFLPRNKVIVIPFENSYIFAGFNELILDALLAKNYGCNQLVVGKNHGGLGLYYDKNRLSTVFDHCKNIDIDIKTVDEYVYCDTCKTLVSTSTCPHGQHHHVHYHSESIMKLIQSGVIPPPILVRKEVSANILAALFPERFENLQELYYSLMPGSGLLEQQSEEQFYMKLIELYQTSSLT; encoded by the coding sequence ATGAAAAAGAACAAATCACTCTATATCGATACCGAAGCACTCTCCGCCCTCTCACTTGTCAAAGAGGGATTGATCTCCCCTGTAGACAGACTGATGGGAGAAAAAGAGGCCCGTGAAGTGGATGAATCCAAATTCTACAAAGGAGTCCCTTTTCCTTTTGCCTTCATACTCGCACCCAAGGGGAAACGCAACAAAGAGATACTCCTTACACTGAAAAAAGGGGATGTGGTCGATCTGATAAACTATGACAAAAAAGTGGGAGAACTCATCGTGGATGAAACCTTCCCTATCGATCCGCAGAAGCGTCTGCACAACATCTACGGAAGCAGCGATCCTTCCCACCCCGGTGTAAAGAACACCATGGCACGACTGGGTGACATTGCCGTAAGCGGAGAGTATACCGTCGAGTATCCCCTTGTCACGGACAACATCAAACGTATCAAAAGTATGATCACCAAAACCGGTGCGAAGTTCATTACCTCCATGATGCTGGCAGCAAACCCCTTCAACCGTGCCCATGAGAGGATGATCCGTCAGGCCATCAGCGATGCGGACCTGCTGGTCATCTTCCTACGAAAACCCTTCACCTCTGAAGGGCTGCGCTACGACATAAGGCATAATGCACTCATTACCTTCATCGAGAATTTCCTGCCACGAAACAAAGTGATCGTCATCCCTTTTGAGAACTCCTATATCTTTGCGGGTTTCAACGAACTGATCCTCGATGCCCTGCTGGCAAAAAATTACGGATGCAACCAACTGGTCGTCGGAAAGAACCATGGCGGTCTGGGGCTCTATTATGACAAGAACCGTCTCAGTACCGTTTTCGACCACTGCAAGAATATCGATATCGACATCAAGACCGTCGATGAATATGTCTACTGCGACACCTGTAAGACACTGGTAAGTACAAGTACCTGTCCCCACGGACAGCACCACCATGTACACTACCATTCAGAGTCCATCATGAAGCTGATCCAGAGCGGGGTGATACCGCCTCCGATATTGGTGCGAAAAGAGGTCTCGGCCAACATTCTTGCCGCCCTCTTCCCTGAACGCTTCGAGAACCTGCAGGAGCTCTACTACTCGCTCATGCCCGGTTCAGGCCTGCTCGAACAGCAGAGCGAAGAGCAGTTCTATATGAAATTGATAGAACTTTACCAGACCTCATCGCTGACATGA
- a CDS encoding response regulator encodes MKIIIVENELYLAQSIASKLVENGFETEIFSSIKEAMNSNGDVYLLSTNLPGQSTSPLITKFKEKIIILMVSYINNDTVGEPLKLGAKDYIVKPFMIEELLRKIEHYQEYQDLKKKTQLYHEYMANLLKEIKVDFDMDKLTYPLVIQTNYQRLIDKLVFEFAHQKEKLLTFVPLGDKDWKEKIENADEKSLLYITEIHVLKKADREKLLALLKDHDFILCSTSELETEFPSITLNTDSKLYDQNEILTIDDYVKFIVNSFQYKFPDTELSKKLGISRKSLWEKRKKYGLFKKK; translated from the coding sequence ATGAAAATAATTATCGTAGAAAACGAGCTCTATCTGGCACAGAGTATTGCCAGTAAACTGGTAGAAAATGGCTTTGAGACAGAGATATTCTCTTCGATCAAAGAAGCGATGAACAGCAACGGGGATGTCTACCTGCTCTCTACAAACCTTCCGGGGCAGAGCACCTCACCGCTCATTACGAAGTTCAAAGAGAAGATCATCATCCTCATGGTCTCCTACATCAACAACGATACTGTAGGCGAACCATTGAAGCTGGGTGCAAAAGACTACATCGTCAAACCTTTCATGATCGAAGAGCTGCTTAGAAAGATAGAGCATTACCAGGAGTACCAGGACCTCAAGAAGAAGACACAGCTCTACCATGAATATATGGCGAACCTCCTCAAAGAGATCAAGGTCGACTTCGATATGGATAAGCTGACCTACCCTCTTGTCATACAGACCAACTATCAGAGACTGATAGACAAACTGGTATTCGAGTTCGCACACCAAAAAGAGAAACTGCTTACCTTCGTACCGCTGGGAGACAAGGACTGGAAAGAGAAGATAGAGAATGCCGATGAGAAATCGCTGCTCTACATCACAGAGATCCATGTACTCAAAAAGGCAGACAGAGAGAAACTCCTGGCCCTCCTCAAGGATCATGACTTCATTCTCTGCAGCACTTCGGAACTCGAAACGGAATTCCCGAGTATCACACTCAACACCGATTCAAAACTCTACGACCAGAATGAGATCCTGACCATCGATGACTATGTCAAGTTCATCGTCAACTCTTTCCAGTACAAATTCCCCGATACTGAACTCTCCAAAAAACTGGGTATTTCGCGAAAAAGTCTCTGGGAAAAAAGAAAAAAATACGGTTTATTCAAAAAGAAATAG
- a CDS encoding bifunctional 2-C-methyl-D-erythritol 4-phosphate cytidylyltransferase/2-C-methyl-D-erythritol 2,4-cyclodiphosphate synthase — MSDITLILLGAGSSSRFESDVKKQWLYSGEIPLWLHVAERFEAMGAFAKIIIVSSREDISLMQHFADYDFVEGGESRQASLKNGLEAVTTTHVLVSDIARCCVPETMIARILAAKDKASCIVPVLPVTDTLYLDQNPLDREKVKIIQTPQLSVTKTLRQALQTDRLFTDDSSAVASMGEKIHFVEGSTEAHKLTTLADLQKLSCIQPPSDRTLTGFGLDIHPFEAEKPMFLCGVPIDVDYGFKAHSDGDVAIHALIDALLGAAGMGDIGELYPDTDEHYAGADSTLLLSDTVRKLKTYGYEIGNVDMTILAQAPRLLPYKEKMRKRIASLLGIRPSLVNIKATTAEKLGFVGRKEGVTVHAVANLRYFNWKTL; from the coding sequence GTGTCTGACATCACATTAATACTTCTTGGCGCAGGCAGTTCATCACGTTTTGAAAGCGATGTAAAGAAGCAGTGGCTCTACAGCGGGGAGATCCCTCTATGGCTGCATGTCGCTGAACGTTTTGAAGCGATGGGGGCCTTTGCAAAGATCATCATTGTCTCCTCCCGGGAAGATATCTCACTCATGCAGCATTTTGCAGACTATGATTTCGTAGAGGGTGGCGAGAGCAGACAGGCTTCACTCAAGAACGGGCTTGAAGCTGTTACGACAACACATGTGCTTGTCTCCGATATCGCCAGATGCTGTGTCCCGGAAACGATGATAGCACGTATTTTGGCGGCAAAAGACAAGGCGAGCTGTATCGTACCTGTTCTGCCTGTTACCGATACACTCTACCTGGACCAGAATCCCTTGGACAGAGAGAAGGTGAAGATCATTCAGACCCCTCAGCTCAGTGTTACAAAAACACTCAGGCAGGCACTGCAGACCGACAGGCTTTTTACCGATGACAGTTCCGCTGTCGCTTCCATGGGTGAGAAGATACATTTCGTAGAGGGTTCCACAGAGGCACACAAACTGACCACACTTGCCGACCTTCAAAAGCTCTCCTGCATACAGCCCCCCTCCGACAGAACACTGACGGGCTTTGGCCTGGATATCCATCCTTTTGAAGCAGAGAAACCTATGTTCCTCTGTGGTGTACCCATCGATGTGGATTACGGCTTTAAAGCACACAGTGACGGCGATGTCGCCATTCATGCACTCATCGATGCACTGCTCGGAGCTGCAGGCATGGGAGACATCGGTGAGCTCTACCCCGATACGGACGAGCACTATGCCGGGGCTGACTCGACACTGCTGCTGAGCGATACGGTCAGAAAACTCAAGACGTACGGCTATGAGATCGGCAATGTCGATATGACCATTCTGGCACAGGCGCCACGCCTGCTTCCCTATAAAGAGAAGATGCGAAAACGTATCGCTTCTCTGCTTGGTATCAGGCCTTCTCTGGTAAATATCAAGGCCACCACAGCCGAAAAACTCGGTTTTGTCGGTCGCAAAGAGGGTGTTACGGTGCATGCTGTGGCGAACCTGCGTTACTTTAACTGGAAAACTTTATGA